A part of Odontesthes bonariensis isolate fOdoBon6 chromosome 23, fOdoBon6.hap1, whole genome shotgun sequence genomic DNA contains:
- the mybpc2b gene encoding myosin binding protein Cb isoform X6, which produces MRDNKHSTYFCIQTLNHNSICPAEPQPERNDTPPADGAGANNAAQDTEAGSSQLEGLFVEKPPSSVVAVAGANVTFIAKVDSSTLTRKPAMKWLKGKWLDLGSKAGKHLQFKETYDRNTKIYTYEMKIIKVVPGDAGGYRCEVSAKDKCDSSTFEISVEAVQKDEEADILSAFKRADAGEDDGDLDFSALLKAAKKKKKPQKQEPEIDVWELLKNAHPSEYEKIAFEHGITDLRGMLKRLKKMKEVTQIHTEAFLKKLESCYTVEKGKKIVLSCEVLDPNAQVKWLKNGQEIKTSAKYVIEANGNMRTLTILRANLADDAAYECVIGEDKCFTEVYVKEPPVTITKLMDDYHVVVGEKVEFEIEVSEEGAHVLWAFEDEELQKDSTKFRIKKDGKKHSLIIHEATLDDVGMYHAWTNGGHTKGELEVEEKELEVLQDIADLTVRATDQALFKCEVSDDKVTGKWYKDGEEVLPSDRIKMTHIGRFHRLIIDDVKPEDAGDYTFVPDGYALSLSAKLNFLEIKIDYVPRQDPPKIHLDTTGNMVSQNTVIVVAGNKLRLDVEISGEPAPTVVWSKGDKPITDTEGRVRVESRKDLTSFVIEGAEREDEGNYCICVTNPAGEDKAKLFVKIVDVPDPPENVKCTAVGEDYATIVWEPPKFDGGALVKGYLMERKKKGSSRWTKLNFDVYESTTYEAKRMIEGVLYEMRVFAINSIGMSQPSLNSKPFMPIAPTSEPTRLTVNDVTDSTCTLRWLAPEKIGAGGLDGYVIEYCKDGDTEWVVANKELCEKQGYVVRGLPVGEKMNFRVVAVNVAGRSPPATLGQPVTIREIVEYPKIRLPRDLRTKYIRRVGEKINLTIPFQGKPRPVATWYKDGQPIDPTMVSVRSSNVDSILFIRSAEREHSGTYDLVVQIENMEDKATLHIRIIDKPGPPQNVKVTDVWGFNAALEWEPPKDNGNIDITGYTIQKAEMKTKDWFTVYEHNRRTNCTVSDLIMGNEYMFRIYSENLCGRSEEPRSSKNTAVISKTDLERKENAFKEKDMTCAPKFTQPLVDRSVIAGYSTAISCAVKGYPKPKIVWMKNKMIIGGDPKYLMQNNQGVLTLNIRKPSTFDGGKYSCMAVNDLGEDEVECKLDIHVAADMEKK; this is translated from the exons ATGAGGGACAACAAg CACTCAACATATTTCTGTATTCAAACACTTAACCATAATTCTATTTGCCCAGCTGAGCCACAGCCAGAAAGAAATG ATACACCCCCAGCAGATGGAG CTGGGGCAAACAATGCAGCACAGGATACGG AAGCGGGGTCTTCTCAGCTCGAGGGGCTCTTTGTTGAGAAGCCGCCGAGCAGTGTTGTCGCTGTTGCAG GAGCGAATGTGACTTTCATCGCCAAGGTAGATTCAAGCACTCTGACAAGAAAACCCGCCATGAAATGGCTGAAGGGCAAGTGGCTGGACCTGGGCAGCAAGGCTGGAAAACATTTGCAGTTCAAAGAAACTTATGACAGAAACACAAAG ATCTATACTTATGAAATGAAGATCATCAAAGTGGTCCCTGGAGACGCTGGGGGCTACAGGTGTGAGGTGTCAGCTAAGGACAAGTGTGACAGCTCCACCTTTGAGATCTCTGTGGAGG CTGTACAGAAGGATGAGGAAGCAGATATTTTGTCTGCCTTCAAAAGAGC GGATGCTGGAGAGGACGACGGAGATCTGGATTTCAGTGCTCTGCTGAAAGCTGCTAAAAA GAAGAAGAAACCTCAAAAACAGGAACCAGAGATAGATGTGTGGGAATTGCTCAAAAATGCCCACCCAAGCGAGTATGAGAAAATCGCCTTTGAGCATGGCATTACTGACCTGAGGGGCATGTTGAAACGTCTGAAAAAGATGAAAGAAGTGACCCAGATTCATACTGAGG CTTTCCTGAAGAAGCTTGAATCTTGCTACACAGTGGAAAAGGGCAAGAAAATTGTCCTGTCATGTGAAGTGCTTGATCCCAATGCCCAGGTCAAATGGCTGAAGAATGGTCAGGAGATCAAAACCTCAGCCAA GTATGTCATTGAGGCGAATGGGAATATGAGAACACTTACCATCTTGAGGGCAAACCTGGCTGATGATGCTGCATATGAGTGTGTGATTGGCGAGGACAAGTGTTTCACAGAGGTGTATGTCAAAG AGCCCCCTGTGACCATCACCAAGCTTATGGATGACTATCACGTGGTCGTGGGAGAAAAAGTAGAGTTTGAGATTGAGGTGTCCGAGGAGGGTGCCCATGTCCTGTG GGCCTTTGAGGATGAAGAGCTCCAAAAAGACTCCACAAAGTTTCGCATCAAGAAGGATGGAAAGAAGCACTCACTTATCATCCACGAGGCTACACTGGATGATGTTGGAATGTACCACGCATGGACAAATGGAGGGCATACTAAAGGAGAGCTGGAAGTGGAAG AAAAGGAGCTGGAAGTGTTGCAGGACATTGCCGATCTGACTGTCAGGGCAACAGACCAGGCTTTATTCAAGTGTGAAGTGTCTGACGACAAGGTCACAGGGAAGTGGTACAAAGATGGAGAGGAGGTCTTGCCAAGTGACCGCATCAAAATGACTCACATTGGAAG GTTTCACCGGCTGATTATTGATGACGTGAAGCCAGAGGATGCCGGCGACTACACATTTGTGCCTGATGGATACGCTCTCTCACTTTCTGCCAAACTGAACTTCTTGG AAATTAAGATCGACTATGTGCCCAGACAAG ATCCTCCAAAGATCCACCTGGACACCACCGGAAACATGGTCTCCCAAAACACTGTCATTGTGGTGGCGGGCAATAAACTTCGCCTGGATGTGGAAATCTCAGGAGAGCCAGCACCCACTGTTGTTTGGTCCAAAGGAGATAAA CCAATCACAGACACAGAAGGGCGTGTAAGAGTGGAGTCCAGGAAAGACCTCACCAGCTTTGTCATtgagggggcagagagagaagaTGAGGGCAACTACTGCATCTGTGTTACCAACCCAGCTGGAGAGGACAAAGCTAAGCTGTTTGTGAAGATTGTTG ATGTGCCTGACCCCCCTGAGAATGTCAAATGCACTGCAGTGGGAGAGGACTATGCCACCATTGTTTGGGAACCTCCTAAATTTGATGGTGGTGCACTAGTCAAAG GTTATCTCatggagagaaagaagaaaggctCTTCCAGATGGACAAAGCTCAACTTTGATGTATATGAATCAACTACATATGAAGCTAAAAGGATGATTGAGGGAGTTCTCTATGAGATGAGAGTGTTTGCAATTAACAGCATCGGAATGTCTCAGCCAAGTCTGAACTCCAAACCTTTCATGCCGATTG CACCAACTAGCGAGCCAACACGTCTGACAGTCAATGATGTGACAGACAGCACATGCACCTTGAGGTGGCTCGCTCCAGAGAAGATTGGAGCTGGAGGCCTGGATGGCTACGTTATTGAATACTGCAAGGATGGAG ataCTGAGTGGGTGGTGGCAAACAAGGAGCTTTGTGAGAAGCAGGGATATGTGGTGCGTGGCCTCCCTGTGGGAGAGAAAATGAACTTCAGAGTGGTGGCTGTAAACGTTGCTGGTCGCAGTCCACCTGCTACTCTGGGCCAGCCCGTCACCATTCGCGAGATTGTTG AATATCCAAAGATCCGCCTTCCCCGTGACCTGAGAACAAAGTACATCAGGAGAGTAGGAGAAAAGATCAACCTGACCATCCCCTTCCAG GGTAAGCCACGCCCTGTTGCAACCTGGTACAAGGACGGTCAACCAATTGATCCCACAATGGTCAGTGTTCGTAGCTCAAACGTAGACAGTATCCTCTTCATTCGCTCAGCAGAGAGAGAGCATTCTGGAACATATGACCTGGTTGTACAGATTGAAAACATGGAAGATAAAGCCACACTTCATATCAGGATTATTG ATAAGCCTGGGCCTCCCCAGAATGTGAAGGTGACAGATGTCTGGGGTTTCAATGCAGCGCTGGAATGGGAACCCCCCAAAGATAACGGCAACATTGATATTACTGGATACACCATCCAGAAAGCAGAAATGAAGACCAAG GACTGGTTCACTGTTTATGAGCATAATAGACGGACAAACTGCACGGTTTCCGATCTGATCATGGGCAATGAATACATGTTCCGCATCTACAGTGAAAACCTTTGCGGCCGGAGCGAGGAGCCGCGCTCCAGCAAGAACACAGCCGTCATTTCTAAGACAG ATTTGGAGCGCAAAGAAAACGCCTTCAAGGAGAAGGACATGACCTGTGCACCTAAGTTTACTCAGCCCCTGGTGGACAGATCTGTTATAGCTGGTTACAGCACTGCCATCAGCTGTGCTGTGAAAGGCTACCCCAAG CCTAAGATTGTATGGATGAAGAACAAAATGATCATTGGTGGGGATCCCAAGTACTTGATGCAGAACAATCAAGGAGTGTTGACTCTCAACATTCGGAAGCCAAGCACCTTTGATGGCGGCAAATACTCTTGCATGGCTGTCAATGACTTGGGCGAGGATGAAGTTGAGTGCAAGCTGGATATCCATG TTGCCGCCGACATGGAGAAGAAATGA
- the mybpc2b gene encoding myosin binding protein Cb isoform X1, producing the protein MHPQQMKLNQQKRPQRSQLKWMRDNKHSTYFCIQTLNHNSICPAEPQPERNDTPPADGAGANNAAQDTEAGSSQLEGLFVEKPPSSVVAVAGANVTFIAKVDSSTLTRKPAMKWLKGKWLDLGSKAGKHLQFKETYDRNTKIYTYEMKIIKVVPGDAGGYRCEVSAKDKCDSSTFEISVEAVQKDEEADILSAFKRADAGEDDGDLDFSALLKAAKKKKKPQKQEPEIDVWELLKNAHPSEYEKIAFEHGITDLRGMLKRLKKMKEVTQIHTEAFLKKLESCYTVEKGKKIVLSCEVLDPNAQVKWLKNGQEIKTSAKYVIEANGNMRTLTILRANLADDAAYECVIGEDKCFTEVYVKEPPVTITKLMDDYHVVVGEKVEFEIEVSEEGAHVLWAFEDEELQKDSTKFRIKKDGKKHSLIIHEATLDDVGMYHAWTNGGHTKGELEVEEKELEVLQDIADLTVRATDQALFKCEVSDDKVTGKWYKDGEEVLPSDRIKMTHIGRFHRLIIDDVKPEDAGDYTFVPDGYALSLSAKLNFLEIKIDYVPRQDPPKIHLDTTGNMVSQNTVIVVAGNKLRLDVEISGEPAPTVVWSKGDKPITDTEGRVRVESRKDLTSFVIEGAEREDEGNYCICVTNPAGEDKAKLFVKIVDVPDPPENVKCTAVGEDYATIVWEPPKFDGGALVKGYLMERKKKGSSRWTKLNFDVYESTTYEAKRMIEGVLYEMRVFAINSIGMSQPSLNSKPFMPIAPTSEPTRLTVNDVTDSTCTLRWLAPEKIGAGGLDGYVIEYCKDGDTEWVVANKELCEKQGYVVRGLPVGEKMNFRVVAVNVAGRSPPATLGQPVTIREIVEYPKIRLPRDLRTKYIRRVGEKINLTIPFQGKPRPVATWYKDGQPIDPTMVSVRSSNVDSILFIRSAEREHSGTYDLVVQIENMEDKATLHIRIIDKPGPPQNVKVTDVWGFNAALEWEPPKDNGNIDITGYTIQKAEMKTKDWFTVYEHNRRTNCTVSDLIMGNEYMFRIYSENLCGRSEEPRSSKNTAVISKTDLERKENAFKEKDMTCAPKFTQPLVDRSVIAGYSTAISCAVKGYPKPKIVWMKNKMIIGGDPKYLMQNNQGVLTLNIRKPSTFDGGKYSCMAVNDLGEDEVECKLDIHVAADMEKK; encoded by the exons ATGCACCCCCAGCAGATGAAG cTAAACCAGCAGAAGAGG CCCCAGAGGAGCCAGCTCAAGTGGATGAGGGACAACAAg CACTCAACATATTTCTGTATTCAAACACTTAACCATAATTCTATTTGCCCAGCTGAGCCACAGCCAGAAAGAAATG ATACACCCCCAGCAGATGGAG CTGGGGCAAACAATGCAGCACAGGATACGG AAGCGGGGTCTTCTCAGCTCGAGGGGCTCTTTGTTGAGAAGCCGCCGAGCAGTGTTGTCGCTGTTGCAG GAGCGAATGTGACTTTCATCGCCAAGGTAGATTCAAGCACTCTGACAAGAAAACCCGCCATGAAATGGCTGAAGGGCAAGTGGCTGGACCTGGGCAGCAAGGCTGGAAAACATTTGCAGTTCAAAGAAACTTATGACAGAAACACAAAG ATCTATACTTATGAAATGAAGATCATCAAAGTGGTCCCTGGAGACGCTGGGGGCTACAGGTGTGAGGTGTCAGCTAAGGACAAGTGTGACAGCTCCACCTTTGAGATCTCTGTGGAGG CTGTACAGAAGGATGAGGAAGCAGATATTTTGTCTGCCTTCAAAAGAGC GGATGCTGGAGAGGACGACGGAGATCTGGATTTCAGTGCTCTGCTGAAAGCTGCTAAAAA GAAGAAGAAACCTCAAAAACAGGAACCAGAGATAGATGTGTGGGAATTGCTCAAAAATGCCCACCCAAGCGAGTATGAGAAAATCGCCTTTGAGCATGGCATTACTGACCTGAGGGGCATGTTGAAACGTCTGAAAAAGATGAAAGAAGTGACCCAGATTCATACTGAGG CTTTCCTGAAGAAGCTTGAATCTTGCTACACAGTGGAAAAGGGCAAGAAAATTGTCCTGTCATGTGAAGTGCTTGATCCCAATGCCCAGGTCAAATGGCTGAAGAATGGTCAGGAGATCAAAACCTCAGCCAA GTATGTCATTGAGGCGAATGGGAATATGAGAACACTTACCATCTTGAGGGCAAACCTGGCTGATGATGCTGCATATGAGTGTGTGATTGGCGAGGACAAGTGTTTCACAGAGGTGTATGTCAAAG AGCCCCCTGTGACCATCACCAAGCTTATGGATGACTATCACGTGGTCGTGGGAGAAAAAGTAGAGTTTGAGATTGAGGTGTCCGAGGAGGGTGCCCATGTCCTGTG GGCCTTTGAGGATGAAGAGCTCCAAAAAGACTCCACAAAGTTTCGCATCAAGAAGGATGGAAAGAAGCACTCACTTATCATCCACGAGGCTACACTGGATGATGTTGGAATGTACCACGCATGGACAAATGGAGGGCATACTAAAGGAGAGCTGGAAGTGGAAG AAAAGGAGCTGGAAGTGTTGCAGGACATTGCCGATCTGACTGTCAGGGCAACAGACCAGGCTTTATTCAAGTGTGAAGTGTCTGACGACAAGGTCACAGGGAAGTGGTACAAAGATGGAGAGGAGGTCTTGCCAAGTGACCGCATCAAAATGACTCACATTGGAAG GTTTCACCGGCTGATTATTGATGACGTGAAGCCAGAGGATGCCGGCGACTACACATTTGTGCCTGATGGATACGCTCTCTCACTTTCTGCCAAACTGAACTTCTTGG AAATTAAGATCGACTATGTGCCCAGACAAG ATCCTCCAAAGATCCACCTGGACACCACCGGAAACATGGTCTCCCAAAACACTGTCATTGTGGTGGCGGGCAATAAACTTCGCCTGGATGTGGAAATCTCAGGAGAGCCAGCACCCACTGTTGTTTGGTCCAAAGGAGATAAA CCAATCACAGACACAGAAGGGCGTGTAAGAGTGGAGTCCAGGAAAGACCTCACCAGCTTTGTCATtgagggggcagagagagaagaTGAGGGCAACTACTGCATCTGTGTTACCAACCCAGCTGGAGAGGACAAAGCTAAGCTGTTTGTGAAGATTGTTG ATGTGCCTGACCCCCCTGAGAATGTCAAATGCACTGCAGTGGGAGAGGACTATGCCACCATTGTTTGGGAACCTCCTAAATTTGATGGTGGTGCACTAGTCAAAG GTTATCTCatggagagaaagaagaaaggctCTTCCAGATGGACAAAGCTCAACTTTGATGTATATGAATCAACTACATATGAAGCTAAAAGGATGATTGAGGGAGTTCTCTATGAGATGAGAGTGTTTGCAATTAACAGCATCGGAATGTCTCAGCCAAGTCTGAACTCCAAACCTTTCATGCCGATTG CACCAACTAGCGAGCCAACACGTCTGACAGTCAATGATGTGACAGACAGCACATGCACCTTGAGGTGGCTCGCTCCAGAGAAGATTGGAGCTGGAGGCCTGGATGGCTACGTTATTGAATACTGCAAGGATGGAG ataCTGAGTGGGTGGTGGCAAACAAGGAGCTTTGTGAGAAGCAGGGATATGTGGTGCGTGGCCTCCCTGTGGGAGAGAAAATGAACTTCAGAGTGGTGGCTGTAAACGTTGCTGGTCGCAGTCCACCTGCTACTCTGGGCCAGCCCGTCACCATTCGCGAGATTGTTG AATATCCAAAGATCCGCCTTCCCCGTGACCTGAGAACAAAGTACATCAGGAGAGTAGGAGAAAAGATCAACCTGACCATCCCCTTCCAG GGTAAGCCACGCCCTGTTGCAACCTGGTACAAGGACGGTCAACCAATTGATCCCACAATGGTCAGTGTTCGTAGCTCAAACGTAGACAGTATCCTCTTCATTCGCTCAGCAGAGAGAGAGCATTCTGGAACATATGACCTGGTTGTACAGATTGAAAACATGGAAGATAAAGCCACACTTCATATCAGGATTATTG ATAAGCCTGGGCCTCCCCAGAATGTGAAGGTGACAGATGTCTGGGGTTTCAATGCAGCGCTGGAATGGGAACCCCCCAAAGATAACGGCAACATTGATATTACTGGATACACCATCCAGAAAGCAGAAATGAAGACCAAG GACTGGTTCACTGTTTATGAGCATAATAGACGGACAAACTGCACGGTTTCCGATCTGATCATGGGCAATGAATACATGTTCCGCATCTACAGTGAAAACCTTTGCGGCCGGAGCGAGGAGCCGCGCTCCAGCAAGAACACAGCCGTCATTTCTAAGACAG ATTTGGAGCGCAAAGAAAACGCCTTCAAGGAGAAGGACATGACCTGTGCACCTAAGTTTACTCAGCCCCTGGTGGACAGATCTGTTATAGCTGGTTACAGCACTGCCATCAGCTGTGCTGTGAAAGGCTACCCCAAG CCTAAGATTGTATGGATGAAGAACAAAATGATCATTGGTGGGGATCCCAAGTACTTGATGCAGAACAATCAAGGAGTGTTGACTCTCAACATTCGGAAGCCAAGCACCTTTGATGGCGGCAAATACTCTTGCATGGCTGTCAATGACTTGGGCGAGGATGAAGTTGAGTGCAAGCTGGATATCCATG TTGCCGCCGACATGGAGAAGAAATGA